The following proteins come from a genomic window of Phnomibacter ginsenosidimutans:
- a CDS encoding glycosyltransferase family 2 protein, with translation MSTLLHILFWTSLAVVVYTYLGYGAIVFVLVKLRRLFTTQETYTSVAHQSVASVSLIIAAYNEADCIREKIENSLQQHYPADLLEIIIITDGSNDETPAIVASYEPQVKLMHQPARMGKTAALNRAVAHASNDILIFSDANTMLNQDAIANIAKHYADATVGGVSGEKRIVQTIGVGAVAEEGLYWKYESLLKKLDSALYTVVGAAGELFSVRKSLYENVGNNIILDDFYISLGICARGYTVKYEPAAYGEELPSQNVQEEEKRKIRIAAGGFQAMQIFKPLMNPFKYGVLAFQYVSHRVMRWAVCPFLLPVILFSNIALAFISPSLLLNVLLIGQVFFYLMALTGWLLNKQNIKLRLVNVPYYFLFMNMAVYAGLNKFLKNNQSAVWERSARTKLSA, from the coding sequence ATGAGCACACTATTACACATATTATTTTGGACAAGCCTGGCCGTAGTTGTGTACACATACTTAGGCTACGGAGCTATTGTTTTCGTGCTTGTTAAGTTGCGTCGTTTGTTTACAACGCAAGAGACATATACTTCTGTTGCTCATCAATCTGTAGCCTCCGTTTCTCTCATTATTGCCGCCTATAATGAGGCTGATTGTATCAGGGAAAAAATCGAAAATTCTCTCCAACAACATTATCCTGCCGATTTGCTGGAAATCATCATCATTACTGATGGTTCTAATGATGAAACCCCTGCTATTGTTGCCTCTTATGAGCCTCAGGTGAAGTTGATGCATCAGCCTGCCCGAATGGGAAAGACGGCTGCACTGAACAGAGCCGTAGCACATGCTTCTAATGACATTCTGATTTTTAGCGATGCAAATACGATGCTGAATCAGGATGCTATTGCCAATATTGCCAAGCATTATGCTGATGCCACAGTGGGTGGTGTAAGTGGTGAAAAACGCATTGTACAAACCATTGGTGTAGGTGCAGTGGCAGAAGAAGGTTTGTATTGGAAATATGAATCTCTATTGAAGAAATTAGATTCTGCGCTTTACACAGTTGTAGGTGCAGCCGGTGAATTGTTTTCCGTTCGTAAAAGCCTTTACGAGAATGTTGGCAACAACATTATTCTCGATGACTTTTATATCTCGTTGGGTATATGTGCCCGTGGCTATACTGTGAAATATGAGCCTGCTGCATACGGTGAAGAATTGCCTTCTCAAAATGTGCAGGAAGAAGAAAAACGCAAAATCAGAATCGCTGCTGGCGGATTTCAGGCCATGCAGATTTTCAAGCCATTGATGAATCCTTTTAAGTATGGTGTGTTAGCCTTTCAATACGTTTCGCACAGGGTAATGCGTTGGGCTGTATGTCCATTTTTATTACCCGTGATATTGTTTAGCAACATCGCATTAGCCTTTATATCACCCTCTTTATTGCTGAATGTATTGTTGATTGGCCAGGTATTTTTTTACCTGATGGCACTTACCGGCTGGTTGCTCAATAAGCAAAATATCAAGCTCAGATTGGTGAATGTTCCATATTATTTCTTGTTTATGAACATGGCAGTATATGCCGGCTTAAATAAGTTTTTGAAAAACAATCAATCTGCAGTTTGGGAAAGATCTGCCAGAACAAAGTTGTCCGCTTAA
- a CDS encoding exonuclease domain-containing protein produces the protein MYAIVDIETTGGNASSGGITEVAIVLHNGLEVEGKFETLINPEQHIPAYITALTGISNYMLADAPTFPEVADRIFRLLQGRVFVAHNVNFDFSFLHHHLQMNGYQWQAKKLCTVRYARKVVPGLPSYSLGNLCRSVGIDISNRHRAGGDAMATVELFEHLLANDPEQKHLQHFLKGKTPDTYLPMHVPAEQLHQLPFCPGVYYFKDQQGKVVYVGKAKNLKYRVRSHFANNSGSKRKQDFIRLIHNIEYKACLTEMHALVLEELEIKRIWPLYNRSQKRPVQLYGLYALHDQRGFMRLAVEKRKKNLPAIASFHRSEEGYMLGRKLMQQFDINEQLLFVTGQVQEPAEHYEQHNGKMEAAIDFLQEQLPTCVMYEWGETEKGEPATVLYSIEKGLFTGWATIPQHVVPIDRTAFNWHVCSDNEYIRAMLFRFADAQPQQCVLNC, from the coding sequence ATGTACGCCATTGTAGATATTGAAACCACCGGAGGCAATGCCAGCAGTGGCGGTATTACCGAAGTAGCTATTGTATTGCACAACGGCCTTGAGGTGGAGGGCAAGTTTGAAACCCTCATTAATCCTGAGCAACACATCCCCGCTTATATCACGGCTCTCACTGGTATCAGCAATTACATGCTGGCCGATGCACCCACATTTCCCGAAGTTGCGGACCGCATTTTTCGCTTGCTGCAAGGGCGGGTGTTTGTGGCGCACAATGTCAATTTCGATTTTTCTTTTCTACACCACCATTTACAAATGAACGGCTATCAGTGGCAGGCAAAAAAGCTGTGCACCGTTCGCTATGCCCGCAAAGTGGTACCGGGTTTGCCTTCGTATAGTTTGGGCAATTTGTGCCGGAGTGTAGGTATCGATATCAGTAACAGGCACCGTGCCGGTGGTGATGCCATGGCTACGGTTGAACTGTTCGAACATTTGCTGGCCAACGATCCGGAGCAAAAGCATTTGCAACATTTTCTGAAAGGCAAAACACCCGATACGTATTTGCCCATGCATGTGCCCGCAGAGCAATTGCATCAGTTGCCATTTTGCCCCGGCGTGTATTATTTCAAAGACCAGCAGGGCAAAGTGGTGTATGTAGGCAAGGCTAAAAACTTGAAATACCGGGTTCGTAGCCATTTTGCCAACAACAGCGGTAGCAAACGCAAGCAGGATTTCATCCGGCTCATCCACAACATTGAATACAAAGCCTGCCTTACTGAAATGCATGCACTGGTGCTGGAAGAACTGGAGATCAAAAGAATTTGGCCTTTGTACAACCGCAGCCAAAAAAGACCGGTGCAACTCTATGGCTTGTATGCCCTGCATGACCAGCGTGGATTTATGCGTTTGGCTGTAGAAAAACGCAAAAAGAATTTACCCGCCATTGCCAGCTTTCACCGCTCCGAAGAAGGCTATATGTTGGGCCGCAAACTCATGCAGCAATTTGATATCAACGAGCAGCTCTTGTTTGTAACGGGGCAAGTGCAAGAGCCGGCAGAACATTATGAACAACACAATGGCAAAATGGAAGCAGCCATTGATTTTTTGCAGGAGCAGTTGCCCACCTGCGTGATGTACGAGTGGGGCGAAACGGAAAAAGGCGAACCAGCCACGGTGTTGTATTCCATCGAAAAAGGATTGTTTACCGGATGGGCTACCATCCCTCAGCATGTAGTGCCCATTGATCGTACAGCTTTCAACTGGCATGTCTGTTCCGATAATGAATACATAAGAGCCATGTTGTTTCGCTTTGCCGATGCACAGCCTCAGCAGTGTGTGCTAAATTGTTAA
- a CDS encoding class I SAM-dependent methyltransferase has translation MKKNAQYEFSRYADIKRLHFILDAIRKNIGDNGTVLDVGCGNGVISRFIGSHGYIVLGVDVSDKTIAKASALNKLPNVQFMVKSAEALTAEGKTYDVVICSEVLEHLSEPTKLLTVLHEAIKDNGILVVTVPNGMGPREVLVTKPVINMQKKQNATWRFTNRVKKLLGYSGTTTQSSADNLDHIQFFTQKDLEKMAAETGFAITAFGNSNFIDDVFPFSLVTKKSGLLQKVDGKLADYLPHALAGGFFTVWKKQSAA, from the coding sequence ATGAAAAAAAATGCGCAATACGAATTCTCCCGTTACGCAGATATAAAACGGCTTCATTTTATATTGGATGCTATTCGCAAAAACATTGGCGATAATGGCACCGTGCTCGATGTAGGTTGCGGCAATGGCGTTATCAGTCGCTTTATTGGCAGCCACGGATATATTGTATTGGGCGTAGATGTAAGCGATAAAACCATCGCCAAAGCATCGGCTTTAAACAAACTGCCCAACGTACAGTTTATGGTTAAAAGTGCTGAGGCGCTGACTGCCGAAGGCAAAACCTACGACGTGGTTATTTGCAGCGAAGTGCTGGAGCACCTGAGTGAACCAACCAAACTGCTCACTGTGTTGCACGAAGCCATTAAAGACAATGGTATTTTGGTGGTAACCGTGCCCAATGGTATGGGTCCCAGAGAAGTGTTGGTTACAAAACCTGTTATCAACATGCAGAAAAAACAAAATGCTACCTGGCGGTTTACCAACCGGGTAAAGAAACTACTTGGCTATAGCGGCACTACCACACAATCCAGCGCCGACAATCTTGATCACATTCAATTTTTTACCCAAAAAGATTTGGAAAAGATGGCTGCCGAAACCGGCTTTGCCATCACTGCTTTTGGCAACAGTAATTTTATTGATGATGTATTTCCATTTTCATTGGTGACCAAAAAATCGGGATTGCTGCAAAAAGTAGATGGCAAGCTGGCCGACTATCTGCCACATGCTTTGGCAGGTGGTTTTTTCACTGTCTGGAAAAAACAATCCGCAGCTTAA
- a CDS encoding glycosyltransferase family 2 protein, with product MPHQPLPFISIVTLNYNQTPITIDFLKSTELLKFRNFETLVCDMGSNIDPTEEINALNIPNTRVLRSEENLGFTGGNNWGMRQAKGDYVFIVNNDTEVTPDLLDELLAPFYNDPTIGVTSPKIRFYHHPNVIQYAGFNEINVFTGRASAVGSKEEDKGQHDTSGYTHGAHGCAMLVKREVIDKVGMFPEKFFIYYEEWDWSSRIKKAGYKIYYQATALIYHKESITMGKQSAIKVYYHTRNRILYMRRNSNVWQFLCFSLFFAFLTFPKTVLRFITSGQKEHLKSFWKGIAWNFTTSKYSPT from the coding sequence ATGCCCCACCAACCTCTCCCCTTCATTTCTATTGTCACACTCAATTATAATCAAACACCCATTACCATTGATTTTCTGAAATCAACTGAGTTGTTGAAGTTTAGAAACTTTGAAACATTGGTGTGTGACATGGGCTCGAACATAGACCCAACCGAAGAAATCAATGCACTAAACATACCCAATACCCGGGTACTGCGTAGCGAAGAAAACCTTGGCTTTACCGGCGGCAACAATTGGGGCATGCGTCAGGCAAAAGGAGATTATGTATTTATAGTAAATAATGATACCGAAGTGACGCCCGATTTGCTCGATGAACTGTTGGCTCCATTTTATAATGACCCGACTATTGGCGTCACCTCTCCCAAAATCCGTTTTTATCATCACCCCAATGTGATTCAATATGCCGGGTTTAATGAAATCAATGTCTTTACCGGAAGAGCCTCAGCTGTAGGCAGTAAAGAAGAAGACAAGGGGCAACATGATACATCAGGCTACACACATGGAGCCCACGGCTGCGCTATGCTCGTAAAAAGAGAAGTGATTGATAAAGTGGGCATGTTTCCAGAGAAATTCTTTATCTACTATGAAGAATGGGACTGGAGTAGCCGAATCAAAAAAGCCGGGTACAAAATTTATTATCAAGCGACGGCACTTATTTACCACAAAGAATCCATTACCATGGGTAAGCAAAGTGCCATCAAGGTTTATTACCATACCAGAAACAGGATATTGTATATGCGTCGAAACTCCAACGTTTGGCAATTCCTCTGCTTCTCACTGTTTTTCGCATTTCTCACCTTTCCAAAAACTGTGTTGCGCTTCATCACCAGCGGACAAAAGGAGCACCTGAAATCTTTCTGGAAAGGCATTGCATGGAACTTCACAACATCAAAATATTCCCCCACCTAA
- a CDS encoding NAD-dependent epimerase/dehydratase family protein, whose product MITSLITGGAGFIGSHVAKHCMDMGHKVVVLDDLSGGFEDHIPEGAIFEKGSVADAALVQQLFSKYQFTYVYHLAAYAAEGLSHFIRNFNYTNNLIGSVNLINESVKHKIKCFVFTSSIAVYGKGQLPMTEEMTPIPEDPYGVSKYAVELDLKAAHEMFGLNYVVFRPHNVYGENQNIGDKYRNVIGIFMNQIMQGKQLTIFGDGTQTRAFSYIDDVAIPIAKCVDVEASYNETFNIGADKPYTVNELAEVVCAEFGVTPNINYLSARNEVLHAYSSHAKAHKVFGAGLNLSLKDGIAKMASWARRVGARQSQEFGNIEITEKLPDGWQVITK is encoded by the coding sequence ATGATTACTTCATTAATTACCGGCGGCGCTGGTTTTATTGGATCACACGTTGCAAAGCATTGCATGGATATGGGCCACAAAGTGGTGGTGCTCGACGACCTTAGCGGTGGCTTCGAAGACCATATACCCGAAGGTGCTATTTTCGAAAAAGGCAGTGTGGCTGACGCTGCGCTGGTTCAACAGCTTTTCAGCAAATACCAATTCACGTATGTATACCATTTGGCAGCCTATGCAGCCGAAGGTCTCTCCCATTTTATCCGCAATTTCAACTATACCAATAACCTGATTGGCAGTGTAAACCTGATCAACGAATCGGTAAAGCATAAAATAAAGTGCTTTGTGTTTACATCAAGCATTGCAGTGTATGGCAAAGGCCAGCTGCCCATGACCGAGGAAATGACACCGATACCTGAAGATCCTTACGGCGTATCGAAGTATGCAGTAGAACTCGATTTGAAAGCTGCCCATGAAATGTTTGGCCTGAACTATGTGGTTTTCCGTCCGCACAATGTGTATGGCGAAAACCAAAACATTGGCGATAAATACCGCAACGTAATCGGCATTTTCATGAACCAGATTATGCAAGGCAAACAACTTACCATTTTTGGCGATGGTACGCAAACCCGTGCTTTCAGCTATATCGACGATGTTGCCATCCCCATTGCAAAATGTGTAGACGTTGAAGCTTCTTACAATGAAACTTTCAATATCGGTGCCGACAAACCTTACACCGTAAATGAACTGGCAGAAGTGGTTTGTGCGGAATTTGGTGTAACACCAAACATTAACTACCTGAGTGCCCGCAATGAAGTGTTGCATGCCTACAGCAGTCATGCAAAAGCACATAAAGTATTTGGCGCAGGCCTCAACCTGTCGTTGAAAGACGGCATTGCAAAAATGGCTTCTTGGGCCCGCAGAGTGGGTGCCCGCCAAAGCCAGGAATTCGGCAACATCGAAATCACCGAAAAACTGCCCGACGGCTGGCAGGTGATTACCAAATAA
- a CDS encoding glycosyltransferase family 4 protein: protein MNQPINILQCIRQGQVGGGETHLLSLMENIDRNKYNPVVLSFTEGPMVDALRKMGIHTEVIYTEKPFDVSIWGKVAAFAKPYKFALIHAHGTRAASNLLWTAKRQHIPLVYTVHGWSFHKEQSPLVFNLRVMGERLITKLSSTNISVSKSNQESGRQEISSFQSVVINNGIDQLKFNPATVTSTVRQELNIPDNVTLIGFVARFTEHKQPLLLLRAFAKALAQNTQLHLLMVGEGDQRLEGEALAKQLGIQEHVTFSNFRADVPQVLAAIDVYVLPSIWEGLPIGLLEAMAMAKAVIGTNVDGTREIIRHTQNGLLVQGADIASSLAESICQLAAQPQLRDALGQQARADIIHDFSAAEMTRQIEQVYQSLISKN from the coding sequence ATGAATCAACCAATCAACATACTGCAATGCATACGCCAGGGGCAGGTAGGTGGTGGCGAAACCCACCTGCTCAGCCTGATGGAAAACATTGACAGAAACAAATACAACCCCGTTGTATTGTCGTTTACAGAAGGCCCCATGGTTGATGCACTCCGTAAAATGGGCATACATACCGAAGTCATTTACACCGAAAAGCCTTTCGATGTAAGCATTTGGGGTAAAGTAGCGGCATTTGCCAAACCCTATAAGTTTGCCCTTATACATGCACACGGCACCCGGGCAGCTTCTAACCTATTGTGGACGGCCAAAAGGCAACATATTCCATTAGTATATACAGTACATGGCTGGTCTTTTCACAAAGAACAATCGCCATTGGTGTTCAATCTTCGGGTGATGGGCGAACGCCTCATTACCAAATTATCAAGCACCAATATTTCTGTATCCAAAAGCAATCAGGAAAGCGGCCGGCAAGAAATCAGCAGTTTTCAATCAGTTGTCATTAACAATGGCATTGACCAACTCAAATTCAATCCGGCCACAGTTACATCAACTGTTCGGCAAGAATTGAACATACCCGACAACGTAACGCTTATCGGATTTGTGGCCCGGTTTACAGAACACAAGCAACCGTTGTTGTTGCTCCGGGCATTTGCAAAAGCCTTGGCCCAAAATACTCAACTGCATTTGCTGATGGTAGGCGAAGGCGACCAGCGCCTGGAAGGTGAAGCATTGGCCAAACAATTGGGCATTCAAGAGCATGTAACGTTCTCCAATTTCAGAGCAGATGTACCACAAGTACTGGCAGCTATAGATGTGTATGTATTGCCTTCTATTTGGGAAGGTTTGCCCATTGGTTTGCTCGAAGCCATGGCCATGGCCAAAGCTGTTATTGGCACCAATGTAGATGGCACCCGAGAAATCATCCGGCATACACAAAACGGCTTGTTGGTTCAAGGTGCAGACATTGCATCTTCCCTTGCAGAAAGCATTTGCCAACTGGCTGCACAACCGCAACTTCGTGATGCATTAGGACAGCAAGCCCGTGCAGATATTATTCATGATTTTAGCGCTGCAGAAATGACCCGCCAAATTGAACAGGTCTATCAATCACTTATTTCAAAAAACTGA
- a CDS encoding response regulator, with protein MKKILFIDNSKPIRLLLYNLFKKDYDVVTVPDSATALYHISEVGMPDVIIIDPSEATNSKDFMFMQYIKNSIVFRHIPIVVLTKDISNTELLVPKETISLYIEKPFDPMKLRGSISSLLAS; from the coding sequence ATGAAAAAGATTTTATTCATCGACAATTCCAAGCCCATCAGGCTGTTGTTGTACAATCTTTTCAAAAAAGACTATGATGTAGTAACTGTTCCTGATAGTGCTACTGCATTGTACCACATTTCAGAAGTTGGAATGCCTGATGTAATCATCATTGACCCATCTGAAGCGACCAATTCAAAAGATTTCATGTTTATGCAGTACATCAAAAACAGTATTGTGTTTCGGCACATTCCTATTGTAGTGCTCACAAAAGATATCAGCAACACCGAGTTGTTGGTGCCAAAAGAAACAATCAGCTTATACATAGAAAAACCATTTGACCCTATGAAACTGCGGGGTAGTATCAGCAGTTTACTAGCCAGCTGA
- a CDS encoding DUF58 domain-containing protein produces the protein MNHPTWRQRLSYFSLFVPVRLYLLLFVLAMAIAWWWLQRQLPTDPSFTGALLQLLIKAAFSAVLLLIAFCLTTTLLPFLWLAWHIKKRRVQVNIAHAEDGDDYGGRKITIQIQPLWQPLFGFLRYRLLYDGIKLSPKFSLVSNSQQKGWFTSQKAGWYYWPLPAIREYDIEQMLVYFEDLFQFFSFSLRIPVKQSFYTKPRRREQETAMVSPQRTEQENVRIEELKRIEGEYINYKNFEDNDDVRRIVWKIYAKNKELVVRIPEILDPYASHIYMYTSFFDSLGMDDNYLVNTRGLDHFKISCWSLYSQLQKAGRLVKLIPDQLLPNRNFANAQQATEYNLSASNWHHEDDLLSVVPAKGHALICFSSLSSPQQLDQLLQRQQQKATLVFVELSKGMPKRQIGKWLRWIFIKPEGNFEKQGFTEIGKYSTLKQLKDNEALLLQLLQKHGADALRIG, from the coding sequence ATGAACCATCCCACCTGGCGCCAGCGCCTGTCATACTTCTCCCTTTTTGTACCGGTACGGCTCTATCTGTTGCTGTTTGTATTGGCCATGGCCATAGCCTGGTGGTGGCTGCAACGCCAGTTGCCTACCGACCCATCATTTACCGGCGCCTTGTTGCAGCTGCTCATTAAAGCAGCTTTTAGTGCAGTGTTATTGCTCATTGCTTTTTGCCTTACTACTACCCTGCTACCGTTTTTGTGGCTGGCATGGCACATTAAAAAAAGGCGGGTGCAGGTAAACATTGCCCATGCAGAAGACGGCGATGATTATGGTGGCCGTAAAATCACGATTCAGATTCAACCCTTATGGCAGCCGCTGTTTGGTTTTTTGAGATACCGTTTGTTGTACGATGGCATCAAATTGTCGCCCAAATTTTCGCTGGTGAGCAATAGCCAGCAAAAGGGTTGGTTTACATCGCAAAAAGCCGGTTGGTACTACTGGCCTTTGCCCGCCATTCGGGAGTATGATATTGAGCAAATGCTGGTGTACTTCGAAGACCTGTTTCAGTTTTTCAGTTTCAGTTTGCGGATACCGGTAAAGCAATCTTTTTACACCAAACCCCGCCGGCGGGAGCAGGAAACAGCCATGGTGTCGCCACAGCGAACCGAGCAGGAAAATGTGCGGATAGAAGAACTGAAACGCATTGAAGGCGAATACATCAACTACAAAAACTTTGAAGACAACGACGATGTGCGGCGCATTGTGTGGAAGATTTACGCCAAAAACAAAGAGCTCGTGGTACGCATACCCGAGATACTCGACCCATACGCTTCGCACATTTACATGTACACCAGTTTTTTTGACAGCCTGGGTATGGATGATAACTACCTCGTCAATACACGTGGGTTGGATCATTTCAAAATCAGCTGCTGGAGCCTGTACAGCCAGTTACAAAAAGCAGGGCGTTTGGTAAAACTGATACCCGACCAATTGCTGCCCAACCGAAACTTTGCCAATGCACAGCAAGCCACGGAGTACAATTTATCGGCCAGCAACTGGCACCACGAAGACGACCTGTTGAGTGTGGTACCTGCCAAAGGCCATGCATTGATTTGTTTTTCGAGCCTGAGCAGCCCGCAGCAGCTGGACCAACTGCTGCAACGCCAGCAACAGAAAGCTACATTAGTATTTGTAGAGTTGAGCAAAGGCATGCCCAAACGGCAAATAGGCAAATGGTTGCGCTGGATTTTCATTAAACCAGAAGGTAATTTTGAGAAACAAGGTTTTACAGAAATTGGGAAATACAGTACGCTGAAACAACTAAAAGACAATGAAGCACTGCTGCTGCAACTACTGCAAAAGCATGGTGCCGATGCATTGAGAATTGGATAA
- a CDS encoding class I SAM-dependent methyltransferase, whose amino-acid sequence MSVSVVEYTSCPVCGGSRIAHVMSCKDYTVSGEQFSIAACADCTVRFTQSVPDAAHIGPYYQSDNYISHSDTNKGLVSKLYKLARTYTLAKKRKDVQRATQRRTGQLLDVGCGTGAFLHAMQQAGWQVTGLEPDATARANAQRLYQLQPQDPAALYHMPAQQFDAITMWHVLEHIHDLHGYLKAFQHCLKADGTLMIAVPNYLSKDAQQYGRHWAAYDVPRHLYHFTPASIEVLARQHGFVVKKIQPMWLDAFYIAMLSEQYQHGKGNLPAAFLAGLRSVWHAYRHPGTCSSQVYWLQKQA is encoded by the coding sequence ATGTCTGTATCTGTAGTTGAGTATACTTCTTGTCCGGTGTGTGGTGGCAGCCGCATTGCCCATGTTATGTCCTGCAAGGATTACACCGTTAGTGGCGAGCAGTTTTCCATTGCAGCATGTGCCGATTGTACCGTGCGGTTTACGCAGTCCGTACCCGATGCTGCGCATATCGGGCCTTACTACCAATCCGACAATTACATTTCGCACAGCGATACCAACAAAGGGCTTGTCAGCAAACTCTACAAGCTGGCCCGTACGTACACACTGGCTAAAAAAAGGAAAGATGTACAAAGGGCTACACAGCGGCGCACCGGCCAATTGCTGGATGTGGGCTGCGGCACTGGCGCTTTTCTTCATGCCATGCAGCAGGCAGGCTGGCAGGTTACCGGTCTGGAACCCGATGCCACCGCAAGAGCCAATGCTCAACGCTTATACCAGCTGCAGCCGCAAGATCCAGCAGCATTGTACCACATGCCGGCGCAGCAGTTTGATGCCATCACCATGTGGCATGTGCTCGAACACATTCATGATTTGCATGGCTATCTCAAGGCCTTTCAGCATTGCCTCAAGGCCGATGGAACGCTGATGATTGCCGTGCCCAACTACCTCAGTAAAGACGCACAGCAATATGGCCGCCATTGGGCTGCTTACGATGTGCCGCGTCACCTTTATCATTTTACCCCAGCCAGTATTGAAGTGCTGGCTCGTCAGCATGGTTTTGTGGTAAAAAAAATACAGCCCATGTGGCTTGATGCTTTTTACATCGCCATGCTCAGCGAACAATACCAGCATGGCAAAGGCAACTTGCCCGCCGCATTTTTGGCGGGATTGCGCAGTGTGTGGCATGCCTATCGCCACCCCGGCACCTGCAGCTCACAAGTTTACTGGTTGCAAAAGCAAGCTTAG
- a CDS encoding glycosyltransferase, giving the protein MHILQQVLLWLFYLVQGLLAFYLVTPLFMLTVYWVRRMVLGKNYRHPLPVLHNRDFSFGLIITAHQDTRFIDPLVDSILRQTHPHFKAYVVADDCDISNLHFTDERVQVLRPTPALHAKIKSIQYALDHFDPSLDAVIILDVDSLLHPNFLAELNRFFQAGYLAVQANFKAKNTDTSFAKMDAIGDIFNFFLERKMRMDIGFSAAIWGSGVAVHIPLYKEVEYKHFLGGFDKKLQAHLVQRVPQIGFAEHAIIYDEKITDGKALEKQRTRWIHAQFKYMKYGWEVLMTGLKRLNANLIYFALMLLRPPLFMVVGAGLLLTAIGAFVSWTMFFVWASIMLVFFVGIAGIVATHTSNSAMRRHVWMLPAFAFRQLLSLLKIKRASKSFLKTEHTNVVYIEEVLAAEKQQAL; this is encoded by the coding sequence ATGCATATTTTACAACAGGTACTGCTTTGGCTCTTTTACCTTGTGCAGGGGCTGCTGGCCTTTTATTTGGTCACGCCATTGTTCATGCTGACTGTGTATTGGGTAAGAAGAATGGTGCTGGGTAAAAACTACCGCCATCCTTTGCCCGTGTTGCACAACCGTGATTTTTCTTTTGGGCTCATTATCACAGCACATCAGGACACTCGATTTATTGATCCGCTTGTAGATTCCATACTCAGGCAAACGCATCCTCATTTCAAAGCGTATGTAGTAGCCGACGATTGTGATATCAGCAACCTGCACTTTACTGATGAAAGAGTACAAGTACTTCGCCCCACTCCTGCCCTGCATGCAAAAATTAAATCCATTCAGTATGCATTGGATCATTTTGACCCAAGCCTGGATGCGGTGATTATTTTGGATGTAGACAGCTTGTTGCATCCCAATTTTCTGGCGGAACTCAACCGCTTTTTTCAGGCGGGCTACCTGGCTGTGCAGGCGAATTTCAAAGCAAAGAACACCGATACTTCATTCGCAAAAATGGATGCCATTGGCGACATATTCAACTTCTTCCTCGAACGCAAAATGCGTATGGACATTGGCTTTTCGGCCGCCATTTGGGGTTCGGGCGTAGCGGTACACATTCCTTTGTACAAAGAAGTGGAGTACAAACATTTTCTTGGCGGCTTCGATAAAAAACTACAAGCACATTTGGTGCAACGGGTACCACAAATTGGTTTTGCAGAACACGCCATTATTTATGATGAAAAAATAACGGATGGCAAGGCATTGGAAAAACAACGTACCCGATGGATTCATGCACAGTTTAAGTACATGAAATATGGCTGGGAAGTATTGATGACTGGTTTGAAAAGACTTAATGCCAACCTTATATACTTTGCATTGATGCTGTTGCGACCGCCTTTGTTTATGGTGGTTGGCGCTGGTTTGTTGCTGACTGCCATTGGAGCTTTTGTCAGCTGGACGATGTTTTTTGTGTGGGCTTCCATCATGCTGGTATTTTTTGTGGGTATCGCCGGCATTGTAGCCACACATACCAGTAACAGTGCCATGCGTAGGCATGTTTGGATGCTTCCCGCATTTGCTTTTCGCCAGCTGCTATCACTGTTGAAAATAAAGCGGGCTTCTAAAAGTTTTTTGAAAACAGAACACACCAATGTGGTGTACATAGAAGAAGTGCTTGCTGCAGAAAAGCAACAAGCACTTTAA